One Bacillus sp. F19 genomic region harbors:
- a CDS encoding DinB family protein — MDRLFLIEKMPNLSLEFSRLVSMMNYARFTTLRDVSDLSVKELDFLSYDHANSIGMLLLHMAAVEVAYQVHTFENRELTVDELSIWEPALQLGELGREKIKNYPIEFYLEKLHTVRHNTLQRFQTLPDEWLYTTTPFWYDKPANNYFKWFHVFEDEISHRGQIRIIKNCYKSRPNKEKIDSI; from the coding sequence ATGGATCGTTTATTTTTAATTGAAAAGATGCCCAACTTGAGCTTAGAATTTTCGAGATTAGTTTCTATGATGAATTATGCACGATTTACAACGCTGCGAGATGTTTCCGATTTAAGTGTGAAGGAGCTAGATTTCTTATCTTACGATCATGCAAATTCGATTGGGATGCTTCTGTTACATATGGCTGCGGTAGAAGTCGCCTATCAGGTTCACACATTTGAAAATCGTGAGCTTACGGTTGATGAGCTATCCATTTGGGAACCCGCATTACAGCTTGGAGAATTGGGGAGAGAGAAAATAAAAAACTATCCTATTGAATTTTACTTGGAGAAGCTGCATACTGTGCGTCATAATACATTACAGAGATTTCAAACACTTCCTGATGAATGGCTATACACTACAACACCATTTTGGTACGACAAGCCTGCTAATAATTATTTTAAATGGTTTCACGTATTTGAAGACGAAATCAGCCATCGCGGGCAAATACGCATAATCAAAAATTGCTACAAAAGCAGACCGAATAAAGAGAAAATTGACAGCATATGA
- a CDS encoding DeoR/GlpR family DNA-binding transcription regulator — protein sequence MLAHERHENIMECLRKNKSVKVSSITKTFGVSTETVRRDFEYLEKEGYIRRVRGGAVLDNANSQEINFSLRETKNIEEKMEIAKIAAHYVTEGQSIALDVSTTNTELAKELKSRFQRLTILTNSLIIAKELSEMPHYTILMPGGVLRNEELCIVGQTAEEFFKGFHIDTFFMSISGISLTEGLTDYGLGEYQVKMKMLGNSRNCIVLADSSKFDVASLLKVCQFDRIDRIISDSNLSEKVLQKYKKEGIEIVNKINLKEK from the coding sequence TTGTTAGCTCATGAGCGTCATGAAAATATAATGGAATGCTTACGAAAAAATAAGTCTGTCAAGGTGTCTTCGATCACAAAAACGTTTGGTGTGTCTACCGAAACAGTCCGCAGGGATTTTGAATATCTCGAGAAAGAAGGGTATATAAGAAGGGTGCGCGGTGGAGCGGTTTTAGATAATGCGAACAGTCAAGAAATCAATTTCTCATTGCGGGAAACCAAAAATATTGAGGAAAAGATGGAAATAGCGAAGATTGCTGCACATTATGTTACAGAAGGACAATCCATTGCATTAGATGTCAGCACAACAAATACCGAATTGGCGAAAGAATTAAAAAGCAGGTTTCAAAGACTTACCATTTTAACAAATTCCTTAATCATTGCCAAAGAACTTTCAGAAATGCCTCATTATACGATTTTGATGCCGGGGGGAGTGCTAAGGAATGAAGAGTTGTGCATCGTAGGTCAGACCGCGGAGGAGTTTTTCAAAGGATTTCATATCGATACATTTTTTATGAGTATCAGCGGCATTTCGTTGACGGAAGGACTAACGGATTACGGATTAGGTGAATACCAAGTAAAAATGAAGATGCTGGGGAATTCTCGAAATTGTATTGTCTTAGCAGACAGCAGCAAATTTGATGTTGCATCCTTATTGAAGGTTTGCCAGTTTGATAGGATTGACCGTATTATTTCTGATTCAAACCTATCCGAAAAGGTACTGCAGAAATATAAAAAAGAAGGTATTGAAATTGTGAATAAGATTAATTTGAAGGAAAAGTAG